The Ciconia boyciana chromosome 17, ASM3463844v1, whole genome shotgun sequence genome contains a region encoding:
- the GIT1 gene encoding ARF GTPase-activating protein GIT1 isoform X2 translates to MSRKAPRAEVCADCSAPDPGWASINRGVLICDECCSVHRSLGRHISIVKHLRHSPWPATLLQMVHTLASNGANSIWEHSLLDPAQVQSGRRKANPQDKVHPTKSEFIRAKYQMLAFVHKLPCRDDDGVTAKDLSKQLHSSVRTGNLETCLRLLSLGAQANFFHPEKGTTPLHVAAKAGQILQAELLVVYGADPGAPDVNGRTPIDYARQAAQHELAERLVECQYELTDRLAFYLCGRKPDHKNGHYIIPQMADSLDLSELAKAAKKKLQALSNRLFEELAMDVYDEVDRRENDAVWLTTQNHSTLVTERSAVPFLPVNPEYSATRNQGRQKLARFNAREFATLLIDILGEAKRRQQGKSLLSPTDALDYSLRSQSDLDDQHDYDSVASDEDTDQELLRNASRNNRARSMDSSDLSDGPITLQEYLEVKKALAASEAKVQQLMKVNNSLSDELRRLQREIHKLQAENTQIRQQTGPVHPTPAPSERPEHGHPPGTAPPHRRDRQAFSMYEPGSALKPFGQPVEELVTRLQPFGTGEVEDEALYSMHIPASVYRIRKGPSASSVPFPPSSPLLSCPSDGARHMSKLDRHGSGTDSDYDNTQAGEVLISMEGKRFMELSKDEDFPHELDPLDGELDPGLPSTEDVILKTEQVTKNIQELLRAAQESKHDSFVPCSEKIHSAVTEMASLFPKKPALETVRSSLRLLNASAYRLQSECRKTVPPEPGAAVDYQLLTQQVIQCAYDIAKAAKQLVTITTREKKQ, encoded by the exons ATGTCCCGGAAGGCGCCGCGGGCGGAGGTGTGCGCCGACTGCAGCGCCCCAG ACCCCGGCTGGGCCTCCATCAACCGCGGGGTGCTCATCTGCGACGAGTGCTGCAGCGTGCACCGCAGCCTGGGCCGCCACATCTCCATCGTCAAGCACCTGCGCCACAGCCCCTGGCCTGCCACCCTGCTCCAG ATGGTGCACACCTTGGCGAGCAACGGGGCCAACTCCATCTGGGAGCACTCGCTGCTGGATCCGGCCCAGGTGCAGAGCGGACGCCGGAAAGCAAACCCCCAGGACAAAGTGCA ccccaccaagTCGGAGTTCATCCGCGCCAAGTACCAGATGCTGGCCTTCGTCCACAAGCTGCCCTGCCGGGACGACGACGGCGTCACTGCCAAGGACCTCAGCAAG CAATTGCACTCGAGCGTGCGGACGGGAAACCTGGAGACCTGCCTGCGCCTGCTCTCGCTGGGCGCCCAGGCCAACTTCTTCCACCCG GAGAAGGGCACCACGCCGCTGCACGTGGCCGCCAAGGCCGGGCAGatcctgcaggcagagctgctggtggtCTACGGCGCTGACCCCGGGGCGCCGGACGTGAACGGCCGGACCCCCATCGACTACGCCAG GCAGGCAGCCCAGCACGAGCTGGCGGAGCGGCTGGTGGAATGCCAGTACGAGCTGACCGACCGGCTGGCCTTTTACCTCTGCGGCAGGAAGCCGG ACCACAAGAATGGGCACTACATCATCCCGCAGATGGCTGACAG TCTGGACCTCTCTGAGCTGGCCAAGGCAGCCAAGAAGAAGCTGCAGGCG CTCAGCAACCGCCTCTTCGAGGAGCTGGCCATGGATGTCTACGATGAGGTGGACCGCCGGGAGAACGACGCGG TCTGGCTGACGACGCAGAACCACAGCACGCTGGTGACAGAGCGCAGCgctgtccccttcctccctgtcAACCCCGAGTACTCGGCCACGCGCAACCAG GGCCGGCAGAAGCTGGCCAGGTTCAACGCCAGGGAGTTCGCCACCTTGCTCATCGACATCCTCGGGGAAGCCAAGCGCCGGCAGCAAGGGAAGAGTCTGCTGAGCCCCACAG aCGCCCTCGACTACTCGCTGCGGAGCCAGAGTGACCTGGACGACCAGCACGACTACGACAGCGTCGCCTCTGACGAGGACACGGACCAGGAGCTGCTGCGCAACGCCTCACGCAACAACCGTGCCAGG agcatGGACTCCTCCGACCTCTCGGACGGCCCCATCACACTGCAGGAGTACCTGGAGGTGAAGAAGGCTCTGGCCGCCTCCGAGGCCAAGGTGCAGCAGCTGATGAAGGTGAACAACAGCCTGAGTGACGAGCTGCGCCGGCTGCAGCGCGAG ATCCAcaagctgcaggcagagaacACGCAGATCCGGCAGCAGACGGGTCCCGTGCACCCAACCCCGGCCCCCAGCGAGCGGCCGGAGCACGGGCACCCCCCGGGCACGGCCCCCCCGCACCGCCGGGATCGCCAGGCCTTCTCCATGTACGAGCCGGGCTCAGCACTGAAACCCTTCGGGCAGCCGGTGGAGGAGCTGGTGACGCGGCTGCAGCCCTTTGGCACCGGG GAGGTGGAGGACGAGGCTTTGTACTCCATGCACATCCCGGCCAGCGTGTACCGG ATCCGGAAAGGTCCATCTGCCTCCTCGGTGCCctttcccccatcctccccGCTGCTCTCCTGCCCGTCTGACGGTGCCCGGCACATG aGCAAGCTGGACCGGCACGGCAGCGGCACCGACAGCGACTACGACAACACGCAGGCGGGTGAGGTCCTGATCAG CATGGAGGGGAAGCGGTTCATGGAGCTGAGCAAGGACGAGGACTTCCCCCACGAGCTGGACCCGCTGGACGGGGAGCTGGACCCCGGCCTGCCCAGCACGGAGGATGTCATCCTCAAAACTGAGCAGGTCACCAAGAACAtccaggagctgctgcgggCGGCACAGGAGTCCAAGCACGACAG CTTCGTGCCCTGCTCAGAGAAGATCCACTCGGCTGTGACAGAGATGGCGTCGCTCTTCCCCAAG AAGCCGGCGCTGGAGACGGTGCGGAGCTCCCTGCGGCTGCTCAATGCCAGCGCCTACCGGCTGCAGAGCGAGTGCCGCAAGACCGTGCCGCCTGAGCCGGGCGCTGCCGTGGACTACCAGCTCCTGACCCAGCAGGTCATCCAGTGTGCCTACGACATCGCCAAGGCCGCCAAGCAGCTGGTCACCATCACCACCCGTGAGAAGAAGCAGTGA
- the GIT1 gene encoding ARF GTPase-activating protein GIT1 isoform X4, with amino-acid sequence MSRKAPRAEVCADCSAPDPGWASINRGVLICDECCSVHRSLGRHISIVKHLRHSPWPATLLQMVHTLASNGANSIWEHSLLDPAQVQSGRRKANPQDKVHPTKSEFIRAKYQMLAFVHKLPCRDDDGVTAKDLSKQLHSSVRTGNLETCLRLLSLGAQANFFHPEKGTTPLHVAAKAGQILQAELLVVYGADPGAPDVNGRTPIDYARQAAQHELAERLVECQYELTDRLAFYLCGRKPDHKNGHYIIPQMADSLDLSELAKAAKKKLQALSNRLFEELAMDVYDEVDRRENDAVWLTTQNHSTLVTERSAVPFLPVNPEYSATRNQGRQKLARFNAREFATLLIDILGEAKRRQQGKSLLSPTDALDYSLRSQSDLDDQHDYDSVASDEDTDQELLRNASRNNRARSMDSSDLSDGPITLQEYLEVKKALAASEAKVQQLMKVNNSLSDELRRLQREIHKLQAENTQIRQQTGPVHPTPAPSERPEHGHPPGTAPPHRRDRQAFSMYEPGSALKPFGQPVEELVTRLQPFGTGIRKGPSASSVPFPPSSPLLSCPSDGARHMSKLDRHGSGTDSDYDNTQAGEVLISMEGKRFMELSKDEDFPHELDPLDGELDPGLPSTEDVILKTEQVTKNIQELLRAAQESKHDSFVPCSEKIHSAVTEMASLFPKKPALETVRSSLRLLNASAYRLQSECRKTVPPEPGAAVDYQLLTQQVIQCAYDIAKAAKQLVTITTREKKQ; translated from the exons ATGTCCCGGAAGGCGCCGCGGGCGGAGGTGTGCGCCGACTGCAGCGCCCCAG ACCCCGGCTGGGCCTCCATCAACCGCGGGGTGCTCATCTGCGACGAGTGCTGCAGCGTGCACCGCAGCCTGGGCCGCCACATCTCCATCGTCAAGCACCTGCGCCACAGCCCCTGGCCTGCCACCCTGCTCCAG ATGGTGCACACCTTGGCGAGCAACGGGGCCAACTCCATCTGGGAGCACTCGCTGCTGGATCCGGCCCAGGTGCAGAGCGGACGCCGGAAAGCAAACCCCCAGGACAAAGTGCA ccccaccaagTCGGAGTTCATCCGCGCCAAGTACCAGATGCTGGCCTTCGTCCACAAGCTGCCCTGCCGGGACGACGACGGCGTCACTGCCAAGGACCTCAGCAAG CAATTGCACTCGAGCGTGCGGACGGGAAACCTGGAGACCTGCCTGCGCCTGCTCTCGCTGGGCGCCCAGGCCAACTTCTTCCACCCG GAGAAGGGCACCACGCCGCTGCACGTGGCCGCCAAGGCCGGGCAGatcctgcaggcagagctgctggtggtCTACGGCGCTGACCCCGGGGCGCCGGACGTGAACGGCCGGACCCCCATCGACTACGCCAG GCAGGCAGCCCAGCACGAGCTGGCGGAGCGGCTGGTGGAATGCCAGTACGAGCTGACCGACCGGCTGGCCTTTTACCTCTGCGGCAGGAAGCCGG ACCACAAGAATGGGCACTACATCATCCCGCAGATGGCTGACAG TCTGGACCTCTCTGAGCTGGCCAAGGCAGCCAAGAAGAAGCTGCAGGCG CTCAGCAACCGCCTCTTCGAGGAGCTGGCCATGGATGTCTACGATGAGGTGGACCGCCGGGAGAACGACGCGG TCTGGCTGACGACGCAGAACCACAGCACGCTGGTGACAGAGCGCAGCgctgtccccttcctccctgtcAACCCCGAGTACTCGGCCACGCGCAACCAG GGCCGGCAGAAGCTGGCCAGGTTCAACGCCAGGGAGTTCGCCACCTTGCTCATCGACATCCTCGGGGAAGCCAAGCGCCGGCAGCAAGGGAAGAGTCTGCTGAGCCCCACAG aCGCCCTCGACTACTCGCTGCGGAGCCAGAGTGACCTGGACGACCAGCACGACTACGACAGCGTCGCCTCTGACGAGGACACGGACCAGGAGCTGCTGCGCAACGCCTCACGCAACAACCGTGCCAGG agcatGGACTCCTCCGACCTCTCGGACGGCCCCATCACACTGCAGGAGTACCTGGAGGTGAAGAAGGCTCTGGCCGCCTCCGAGGCCAAGGTGCAGCAGCTGATGAAGGTGAACAACAGCCTGAGTGACGAGCTGCGCCGGCTGCAGCGCGAG ATCCAcaagctgcaggcagagaacACGCAGATCCGGCAGCAGACGGGTCCCGTGCACCCAACCCCGGCCCCCAGCGAGCGGCCGGAGCACGGGCACCCCCCGGGCACGGCCCCCCCGCACCGCCGGGATCGCCAGGCCTTCTCCATGTACGAGCCGGGCTCAGCACTGAAACCCTTCGGGCAGCCGGTGGAGGAGCTGGTGACGCGGCTGCAGCCCTTTGGCACCGGG ATCCGGAAAGGTCCATCTGCCTCCTCGGTGCCctttcccccatcctccccGCTGCTCTCCTGCCCGTCTGACGGTGCCCGGCACATG aGCAAGCTGGACCGGCACGGCAGCGGCACCGACAGCGACTACGACAACACGCAGGCGGGTGAGGTCCTGATCAG CATGGAGGGGAAGCGGTTCATGGAGCTGAGCAAGGACGAGGACTTCCCCCACGAGCTGGACCCGCTGGACGGGGAGCTGGACCCCGGCCTGCCCAGCACGGAGGATGTCATCCTCAAAACTGAGCAGGTCACCAAGAACAtccaggagctgctgcgggCGGCACAGGAGTCCAAGCACGACAG CTTCGTGCCCTGCTCAGAGAAGATCCACTCGGCTGTGACAGAGATGGCGTCGCTCTTCCCCAAG AAGCCGGCGCTGGAGACGGTGCGGAGCTCCCTGCGGCTGCTCAATGCCAGCGCCTACCGGCTGCAGAGCGAGTGCCGCAAGACCGTGCCGCCTGAGCCGGGCGCTGCCGTGGACTACCAGCTCCTGACCCAGCAGGTCATCCAGTGTGCCTACGACATCGCCAAGGCCGCCAAGCAGCTGGTCACCATCACCACCCGTGAGAAGAAGCAGTGA
- the GIT1 gene encoding ARF GTPase-activating protein GIT1 isoform X3, whose protein sequence is MSRKAPRAEVCADCSAPDPGWASINRGVLICDECCSVHRSLGRHISIVKHLRHSPWPATLLQMVHTLASNGANSIWEHSLLDPAQVQSGRRKANPQDKVHPTKSEFIRAKYQMLAFVHKLPCRDDDGVTAKDLSKQLHSSVRTGNLETCLRLLSLGAQANFFHPEKGTTPLHVAAKAGQILQAELLVVYGADPGAPDVNGRTPIDYARQAAQHELAERLVECQYELTDRLAFYLCGRKPDHKNGHYIIPQMADRVRPKCMAQSLDLSELAKAAKKKLQALSNRLFEELAMDVYDEVDRRENDAVWLTTQNHSTLVTERSAVPFLPVNPEYSATRNQGRQKLARFNAREFATLLIDILGEAKRRQQGKSLLSPTDALDYSLRSQSDLDDQHDYDSVASDEDTDQELLRNASRNNRARSMDSSDLSDGPITLQEYLEVKKALAASEAKVQQLMKVNNSLSDELRRLQREIHKLQAENTQIRQQTGPVHPTPAPSERPEHGHPPGTAPPHRRDRQAFSMYEPGSALKPFGQPVEELVTRLQPFGTGIRKGPSASSVPFPPSSPLLSCPSDGARHMSKLDRHGSGTDSDYDNTQAGEVLISMEGKRFMELSKDEDFPHELDPLDGELDPGLPSTEDVILKTEQVTKNIQELLRAAQESKHDSFVPCSEKIHSAVTEMASLFPKKPALETVRSSLRLLNASAYRLQSECRKTVPPEPGAAVDYQLLTQQVIQCAYDIAKAAKQLVTITTREKKQ, encoded by the exons ATGTCCCGGAAGGCGCCGCGGGCGGAGGTGTGCGCCGACTGCAGCGCCCCAG ACCCCGGCTGGGCCTCCATCAACCGCGGGGTGCTCATCTGCGACGAGTGCTGCAGCGTGCACCGCAGCCTGGGCCGCCACATCTCCATCGTCAAGCACCTGCGCCACAGCCCCTGGCCTGCCACCCTGCTCCAG ATGGTGCACACCTTGGCGAGCAACGGGGCCAACTCCATCTGGGAGCACTCGCTGCTGGATCCGGCCCAGGTGCAGAGCGGACGCCGGAAAGCAAACCCCCAGGACAAAGTGCA ccccaccaagTCGGAGTTCATCCGCGCCAAGTACCAGATGCTGGCCTTCGTCCACAAGCTGCCCTGCCGGGACGACGACGGCGTCACTGCCAAGGACCTCAGCAAG CAATTGCACTCGAGCGTGCGGACGGGAAACCTGGAGACCTGCCTGCGCCTGCTCTCGCTGGGCGCCCAGGCCAACTTCTTCCACCCG GAGAAGGGCACCACGCCGCTGCACGTGGCCGCCAAGGCCGGGCAGatcctgcaggcagagctgctggtggtCTACGGCGCTGACCCCGGGGCGCCGGACGTGAACGGCCGGACCCCCATCGACTACGCCAG GCAGGCAGCCCAGCACGAGCTGGCGGAGCGGCTGGTGGAATGCCAGTACGAGCTGACCGACCGGCTGGCCTTTTACCTCTGCGGCAGGAAGCCGG ACCACAAGAATGGGCACTACATCATCCCGCAGATGGCTGACAG GGTGCGCCCAAAGTGCATGGCACAGAG TCTGGACCTCTCTGAGCTGGCCAAGGCAGCCAAGAAGAAGCTGCAGGCG CTCAGCAACCGCCTCTTCGAGGAGCTGGCCATGGATGTCTACGATGAGGTGGACCGCCGGGAGAACGACGCGG TCTGGCTGACGACGCAGAACCACAGCACGCTGGTGACAGAGCGCAGCgctgtccccttcctccctgtcAACCCCGAGTACTCGGCCACGCGCAACCAG GGCCGGCAGAAGCTGGCCAGGTTCAACGCCAGGGAGTTCGCCACCTTGCTCATCGACATCCTCGGGGAAGCCAAGCGCCGGCAGCAAGGGAAGAGTCTGCTGAGCCCCACAG aCGCCCTCGACTACTCGCTGCGGAGCCAGAGTGACCTGGACGACCAGCACGACTACGACAGCGTCGCCTCTGACGAGGACACGGACCAGGAGCTGCTGCGCAACGCCTCACGCAACAACCGTGCCAGG agcatGGACTCCTCCGACCTCTCGGACGGCCCCATCACACTGCAGGAGTACCTGGAGGTGAAGAAGGCTCTGGCCGCCTCCGAGGCCAAGGTGCAGCAGCTGATGAAGGTGAACAACAGCCTGAGTGACGAGCTGCGCCGGCTGCAGCGCGAG ATCCAcaagctgcaggcagagaacACGCAGATCCGGCAGCAGACGGGTCCCGTGCACCCAACCCCGGCCCCCAGCGAGCGGCCGGAGCACGGGCACCCCCCGGGCACGGCCCCCCCGCACCGCCGGGATCGCCAGGCCTTCTCCATGTACGAGCCGGGCTCAGCACTGAAACCCTTCGGGCAGCCGGTGGAGGAGCTGGTGACGCGGCTGCAGCCCTTTGGCACCGGG ATCCGGAAAGGTCCATCTGCCTCCTCGGTGCCctttcccccatcctccccGCTGCTCTCCTGCCCGTCTGACGGTGCCCGGCACATG aGCAAGCTGGACCGGCACGGCAGCGGCACCGACAGCGACTACGACAACACGCAGGCGGGTGAGGTCCTGATCAG CATGGAGGGGAAGCGGTTCATGGAGCTGAGCAAGGACGAGGACTTCCCCCACGAGCTGGACCCGCTGGACGGGGAGCTGGACCCCGGCCTGCCCAGCACGGAGGATGTCATCCTCAAAACTGAGCAGGTCACCAAGAACAtccaggagctgctgcgggCGGCACAGGAGTCCAAGCACGACAG CTTCGTGCCCTGCTCAGAGAAGATCCACTCGGCTGTGACAGAGATGGCGTCGCTCTTCCCCAAG AAGCCGGCGCTGGAGACGGTGCGGAGCTCCCTGCGGCTGCTCAATGCCAGCGCCTACCGGCTGCAGAGCGAGTGCCGCAAGACCGTGCCGCCTGAGCCGGGCGCTGCCGTGGACTACCAGCTCCTGACCCAGCAGGTCATCCAGTGTGCCTACGACATCGCCAAGGCCGCCAAGCAGCTGGTCACCATCACCACCCGTGAGAAGAAGCAGTGA
- the ABHD15 gene encoding protein ABHD15: MVSLEGLVAAAAVLAGLGLLAWRLWAGRLEVPGDRREEEEEEEGILFITEDGAGRCRLLCKPSALAQHLVRSLGQSAVLRGGRWLWPRWPRLQTLWQLLRPPEPEPAVARELLQLPDTGLVALDWLVGARGARSGSGGGGPSSVLLLIPNAAGKVTGGLLQLGLRALERGFVPVIFNRRGHNGCPLTTPRLQPFGDPGDLREAVTYLRCRHPTASLLAVSEGSGSGLLLAYLGESGSSSCLAAAACISPVFRGRDWFEAGMPWFYEWPLLLHLKRGLSRYVGSLAEAVDVEGLLGSRSLRELEEALFCRTKSRPTTWEAYWERNEPLRDADEAAVPVLCLCSADDPVRGPPARSLPLELFRSSPYFFLLLTPRGGHCGFPRRGLGRCWGHEAVLEYFRAMAEFLRAEERRKGLPRPRRLGGPALEPPVFTWQRSYTR; this comes from the exons ATGGTGTCCCTCGAGGGTTTGGTGGCTGCAGCCGCGGTGCTCGCTGGCCTGGGCCTCCTGGCCTGGCGCCTTTGGGCAGGGAGGCTAGAGGTGCCTGGAGACcggagagaggaggaggaggaagaggaggggatcCTTTTCATCACCGAGGACGGCGCAGGGCGCTGCCGGCTGCTGTGCAAGCCCTCGGCTCTGGCCCAGCACCTGGTGCGGAGCTTGGGGCAGTCGGCAGTGCTGCGGGGGGGCCGCTGGCTGTGGCCGCGCTGGCCCCGGCTCCAGACGTTGTGGCAGCTCCTGCGGCCACCTGAGCCGGAGCCGGCGGTGGCCCGggagctcctgcagctgcctgacACCGGGCTGGTGGCCCTGGACTGGCTggtgggggcacggggggccaGGAgtggcagcggcgggggggggcccagCTCCGTGCTGCTGCTCATCCCCAACGCTGCCGGGAAGGTGAcgggggggctgctgcagctggggctgcgggCGCTGGAGCGGGGCTTCGTCCCTGTCATCTTCAACCGCCGGGGTCACAACGGCTGCCCCCTCACCACCCCCCGGCTCCAGCCCTTCGGGGACCCTGGGGACCTGCGGGAGGCCGTGACCTACCTACGCTGCCGGCACCCCACTGCCTCACTGCTGGCCGTCAGCGAGGGCTCGGGCTCGGGGCTGCTGCTCGCCTACCTGGGGGAGAGCggctcctccagctgcctggCCGCTGCCGCCTGCATCTCCCCTGTCTTCCGCGGCCGGGACTGGTTCGAGGCTGGGATGCCCTGGTTCTACGAGTGGCCGCTGCTCCTGCACCTGAAGAGGGGACTCAGCAG GTACGTGGGGTCCCTGGCCGAGGCGGTGGACGTGgaggggctgctgggcagccGCTCGCTGCGGGAGCTGGAGGAAGCCCTCTTCTGCCGGACCAAGAGCCGCCCCACCACCTGGGAGGCCTACTGGGAACGCAACGAGCCCCTGCGCGACGCCGACGAGGCGGCCGTGCCGGTGCTGTGCCTCTGCAGCGCCGATGACCCCGTCCGTGGCCCCCCGGCCCGCAGCCTGCCCCTGGAGCTCTTCCGCAGCAGCCCCtacttcttcctgctgctgaccCCGCGCGGGGGACACTGCGGCTTCCCCCGGCGGGGACTGGGGCGCTGCTGGGGCCACGAGGCCGTGCTGGAGTACTTCAGGGCCATGGCCGAGTTCCTGCGGGCAGAGGAGCGCAGGAAGGGGCTGCCACGGCCCCGCAGGTTGGGGGGTCCCGCCCTCGAGCCCCCCGTCTTCACCTGGCAGAGGTCCTACACCCGGTAG
- the GIT1 gene encoding ARF GTPase-activating protein GIT1 isoform X1 — protein MSRKAPRAEVCADCSAPDPGWASINRGVLICDECCSVHRSLGRHISIVKHLRHSPWPATLLQMVHTLASNGANSIWEHSLLDPAQVQSGRRKANPQDKVHPTKSEFIRAKYQMLAFVHKLPCRDDDGVTAKDLSKQLHSSVRTGNLETCLRLLSLGAQANFFHPEKGTTPLHVAAKAGQILQAELLVVYGADPGAPDVNGRTPIDYARQAAQHELAERLVECQYELTDRLAFYLCGRKPDHKNGHYIIPQMADRVRPKCMAQSLDLSELAKAAKKKLQALSNRLFEELAMDVYDEVDRRENDAVWLTTQNHSTLVTERSAVPFLPVNPEYSATRNQGRQKLARFNAREFATLLIDILGEAKRRQQGKSLLSPTDALDYSLRSQSDLDDQHDYDSVASDEDTDQELLRNASRNNRARSMDSSDLSDGPITLQEYLEVKKALAASEAKVQQLMKVNNSLSDELRRLQREIHKLQAENTQIRQQTGPVHPTPAPSERPEHGHPPGTAPPHRRDRQAFSMYEPGSALKPFGQPVEELVTRLQPFGTGEVEDEALYSMHIPASVYRIRKGPSASSVPFPPSSPLLSCPSDGARHMSKLDRHGSGTDSDYDNTQAGEVLISMEGKRFMELSKDEDFPHELDPLDGELDPGLPSTEDVILKTEQVTKNIQELLRAAQESKHDSFVPCSEKIHSAVTEMASLFPKKPALETVRSSLRLLNASAYRLQSECRKTVPPEPGAAVDYQLLTQQVIQCAYDIAKAAKQLVTITTREKKQ, from the exons ATGTCCCGGAAGGCGCCGCGGGCGGAGGTGTGCGCCGACTGCAGCGCCCCAG ACCCCGGCTGGGCCTCCATCAACCGCGGGGTGCTCATCTGCGACGAGTGCTGCAGCGTGCACCGCAGCCTGGGCCGCCACATCTCCATCGTCAAGCACCTGCGCCACAGCCCCTGGCCTGCCACCCTGCTCCAG ATGGTGCACACCTTGGCGAGCAACGGGGCCAACTCCATCTGGGAGCACTCGCTGCTGGATCCGGCCCAGGTGCAGAGCGGACGCCGGAAAGCAAACCCCCAGGACAAAGTGCA ccccaccaagTCGGAGTTCATCCGCGCCAAGTACCAGATGCTGGCCTTCGTCCACAAGCTGCCCTGCCGGGACGACGACGGCGTCACTGCCAAGGACCTCAGCAAG CAATTGCACTCGAGCGTGCGGACGGGAAACCTGGAGACCTGCCTGCGCCTGCTCTCGCTGGGCGCCCAGGCCAACTTCTTCCACCCG GAGAAGGGCACCACGCCGCTGCACGTGGCCGCCAAGGCCGGGCAGatcctgcaggcagagctgctggtggtCTACGGCGCTGACCCCGGGGCGCCGGACGTGAACGGCCGGACCCCCATCGACTACGCCAG GCAGGCAGCCCAGCACGAGCTGGCGGAGCGGCTGGTGGAATGCCAGTACGAGCTGACCGACCGGCTGGCCTTTTACCTCTGCGGCAGGAAGCCGG ACCACAAGAATGGGCACTACATCATCCCGCAGATGGCTGACAG GGTGCGCCCAAAGTGCATGGCACAGAG TCTGGACCTCTCTGAGCTGGCCAAGGCAGCCAAGAAGAAGCTGCAGGCG CTCAGCAACCGCCTCTTCGAGGAGCTGGCCATGGATGTCTACGATGAGGTGGACCGCCGGGAGAACGACGCGG TCTGGCTGACGACGCAGAACCACAGCACGCTGGTGACAGAGCGCAGCgctgtccccttcctccctgtcAACCCCGAGTACTCGGCCACGCGCAACCAG GGCCGGCAGAAGCTGGCCAGGTTCAACGCCAGGGAGTTCGCCACCTTGCTCATCGACATCCTCGGGGAAGCCAAGCGCCGGCAGCAAGGGAAGAGTCTGCTGAGCCCCACAG aCGCCCTCGACTACTCGCTGCGGAGCCAGAGTGACCTGGACGACCAGCACGACTACGACAGCGTCGCCTCTGACGAGGACACGGACCAGGAGCTGCTGCGCAACGCCTCACGCAACAACCGTGCCAGG agcatGGACTCCTCCGACCTCTCGGACGGCCCCATCACACTGCAGGAGTACCTGGAGGTGAAGAAGGCTCTGGCCGCCTCCGAGGCCAAGGTGCAGCAGCTGATGAAGGTGAACAACAGCCTGAGTGACGAGCTGCGCCGGCTGCAGCGCGAG ATCCAcaagctgcaggcagagaacACGCAGATCCGGCAGCAGACGGGTCCCGTGCACCCAACCCCGGCCCCCAGCGAGCGGCCGGAGCACGGGCACCCCCCGGGCACGGCCCCCCCGCACCGCCGGGATCGCCAGGCCTTCTCCATGTACGAGCCGGGCTCAGCACTGAAACCCTTCGGGCAGCCGGTGGAGGAGCTGGTGACGCGGCTGCAGCCCTTTGGCACCGGG GAGGTGGAGGACGAGGCTTTGTACTCCATGCACATCCCGGCCAGCGTGTACCGG ATCCGGAAAGGTCCATCTGCCTCCTCGGTGCCctttcccccatcctccccGCTGCTCTCCTGCCCGTCTGACGGTGCCCGGCACATG aGCAAGCTGGACCGGCACGGCAGCGGCACCGACAGCGACTACGACAACACGCAGGCGGGTGAGGTCCTGATCAG CATGGAGGGGAAGCGGTTCATGGAGCTGAGCAAGGACGAGGACTTCCCCCACGAGCTGGACCCGCTGGACGGGGAGCTGGACCCCGGCCTGCCCAGCACGGAGGATGTCATCCTCAAAACTGAGCAGGTCACCAAGAACAtccaggagctgctgcgggCGGCACAGGAGTCCAAGCACGACAG CTTCGTGCCCTGCTCAGAGAAGATCCACTCGGCTGTGACAGAGATGGCGTCGCTCTTCCCCAAG AAGCCGGCGCTGGAGACGGTGCGGAGCTCCCTGCGGCTGCTCAATGCCAGCGCCTACCGGCTGCAGAGCGAGTGCCGCAAGACCGTGCCGCCTGAGCCGGGCGCTGCCGTGGACTACCAGCTCCTGACCCAGCAGGTCATCCAGTGTGCCTACGACATCGCCAAGGCCGCCAAGCAGCTGGTCACCATCACCACCCGTGAGAAGAAGCAGTGA